The following DNA comes from Calditrichota bacterium.
GCTTGCTCTGGGTCGCGTGGCTGTGTTTCACAAGCGAGGTTATTACCAATTCGATGTGATGAAATTGCGTCCGGCCGGAGTGGGTGAACTTCAGTTGGCTTTTGAGCAATTGAAAAACAGACTTAAGGCTGAGGGTCTATTCGATCAGGCGCAAAAAAAGCCGATTCCGCGTTTCCCGCGCAGAATAGGCATTGTGACTTCGCCGACGGGCGCTGCGATTCGCGATTTGTATCAGGTGCTGAATCGCCGTTTTTCGGGTGTGGAAGTGATTCTTTTTCCGGTGAAAGTTCAGGGCGAGGGCGCTGCTGCAGAAATCGCCGCAGCCATTGATATTTTCAACGAATACGGCAAGGTGGATGTTTTAATTGTCGGTCGCGGCGGTGGGTCTCTGGAAGATTTGTGGGCGTTTAACGAAGAGGAAGTGGCGCGCGCCATTTTTCGCTCGAAAATTCCAGTCATCTCTGCCGTCGGACACGAGATCGATTTCACGATTTCGGATTTCGTCGCTGATCTGCGCGCTCCCACGCCGTCGGCAGCCGCGGAATTGGCAGTTCCCGACCGCGAAGAATTGCTGAGCAGAATTCACAATCTCCGACAACGGATGCAGCAAACCTCTCGCCAGCGGTTACAATTTGAGCGCGATCGTCTCAGCCGTTTGACCGGCAGTTACAGTTTTCGGCGCGCGCCGGATATGCTGCGCGAACACAAGTTGCATCTGGATGAGCTGCTCAATTCCCTGCAGCGGAGTGTGCAGCATCGGATTTCCATGTTGAAAACTCAGGTTTCTTCGACCGGGCGGCGTTTGCGGACGCTGTCTCCGATTCATGTTTTGAAACGCGGCTACAGCATTTGCCAGAAATCCGACAACGGAAAAGTCGTCCGGCAATTTGATGAATTGGCTGCGGGCGAGCCGGTACAACTGCTTTTTTATCGAGGAAGCGCACAGGCCGTGGTTGAAAAAATATCAAAGACGAATGCGTTGGAGAAACTTCAACAGCGATTTGCCCAAAATGAGTAAAATTTTATTTTGCTGAAATTATAAAATGTTCCAAAAGGGAGAAAGACGAGATGGCGGAAAAAACTTTTGAACAAGCCATGGAAAAATTGGAAAAAATTGTGAGCGAATTAGAAACTGGCGATTTAACTTTGGATGAAACTGTCCGCAAGTTTGAAGAAGGCATGAAGCTGGCGGATTTTTGCACGGAAAAGTTGAATCAAGTCGAACAAAAATTGAAAAAATTGGTTAAAAACGAGAATGGCATCGCAGAGGAAATTTTTTAGATAAGAGGCTTTCATGAACAATTTATTGGACAAAATCGATTCGCCGGAAGATCTGAAAAAATTATCCATTCCGGAATTGGCTAATTTATGTCGGGAGATGCGCGAATTTCTCATTAATAGCCTGTCCAGGACTGGCGGTCATCTGGCGCCGAGTCTGGGGGTCGTGGAATTGACGCTGGTGTTACATTATGTTTTTGATTCTCCGCGCGACAAAATTGTCTGGGATGTGGGACATCAGGCGTACGTCCACAAGATTTTGACCGGCAGGAGAGACCAGTTCCACACTATTCGTCAATTCAAAGGAATCAGCGGCTTTCCGAACATTTTCGAGAGCGAGTATGATTGTTTTGGCACAGGACACGCGAGCACGGCGATTTCAGCCGCTTTGGGAATGGCGACGGCTCGCGACCTGCAACTTTTAAATAATCACGTCGTTGCCGTTGTCGGCGACGGCGCGCTCACCGGCGGTCTGGCGCTGGAAGGTCTGAACAATGCCGGCGCTTCCGGGAGGAATCTTATTGTCATTTTAAATGATAATAAAATGTCCATTTCCAAAAATGTCGGTGCGCTGTCGAAGTATCTGACGACAATTATTACCGCGCAAAGTTACAATAAATTGAAAAATGAAATCTGGGAAATTACAGGAAGGCTGGCTTCTTTTGGTGAAAAGCTGCGTTCGGCAGTGGGGCGTCTGGATGAAAGTTTGAAGTCCATTTTGGTGCCGGGTCTTCTTTTTGAACGGCTTGGTTTTCGCTATTTTGGACCGGTGGACGGTCACAATATTTCCCGGTTGATGCATGTGTTGCGAGCGGCGAAACGGTTGAAAGGCCCGATTTTGATTCATGTCATGACGACAAAAGGCAAGGGCTACCAACTGGCGGAAGAAAACGCGCCAAAATTTCACGGTCTGGGTGCGTTTGACAAGACCACAGGCGAGTCCGTGAAAAAGAGCGCGCTTCCTTCTTACAGCAAAGTATTCGGCGAGACGTTGGTCGATTTGGCTCAAAAAAATGACAAATTAGTAGCTATCACCGCCGCCATGTCGCTGGGCACGGGACTGGTTCCTTTTGCGGAGAAACACCCTGACCGGTTTTTTGACGTTGGCATTGCGGAGGGACATGGCGTGACGTTCGCCGCCGGTTTGGCGACGCAAGGATTGCGGCCCGTCGTCGCCATCTATTCTACATTTCTGCAGCGCGGATTTGATTCCATCATTCATGATGTTGCGCTGCAAAAATTGCCGGTGATTTTTGCGCTGGATCGTGCCGGCTTGGTCGGCGATGATGGTCCCACGCATCATGGTGTTTTTGATCTGAGCTATTTGCGCGTTATTCCGAATATGGTTGTCATGTCGCCAAAAGACGAGGCTGAGCTCAAAAATATGCTCTACACCGCGACAAAATACACAAAAGGCCCCATCGCCGTCCGTTATCCGAGAGGCGTCGGGATCGGAGTTTCGCTCGATTCTCCGTACCATGAATTGCCAATCGGAAAAGCAGAAACGCTGAAAAAAGGCAGCGACGCGCTCATCGCTGCGATCGGGCCAATGGTGTATCACGCACTTGAAGCGAGCAAAAAATTGGCAAACAAAGGAATCAGCGTGGAAGTTATTAACGCGCGATTTGTCAAACCCCTGGATGAGGCTTTATTCAAAAAGAAATTTAAACATTTTGAGCATATTTTTACGCTGGAGGACAACACTGTTGTCGGTGGTTTCGGGAGCGCCCTGGAAGAATTGCTGCTGAGCACTGAAAGTTATCACAACGTGACAATTCACCGGCTCGGCGTGCCGGATCATTTTGTGGAGCATGGTACTCAAAATGAATTGTACCAAATCTGCGGAATGGATGTGGATTCTATTGCTGAAGTCATAGTCAGCAAAATATCCGGCCATCACCGACGAAAGATGAATCTTCGTCGTTTGTTCAGCGCTAACGGCTCTCGCGAAGGTGCTTGAAAAAGTGGGGCGGATTAGTTTCACGGATTCAGAGATAAATTTTATTTTGCGTTGAATGGTTGAGTTCATGCCAAAAATTGCTAATTGCACAATTTTAACTCTTTTAATTTCAACAAAATCAATTAGTTGAAACTTGTAACAGAGGCTTTTTGAAGCTCATGGTTTCCAATATCAAATTTGTTCAAAGATGGTATTATTTCAAAGAATCTTTGTGTTTTTTGTTTCTTTACGGCTTGTAATTTTGATTTGCAGAGTTCCATTTCTGCTCAGCAATCTCTTCGGCAAAACATAAATGAAAAGCGGAGCCTGAATTTATGATTTTTGGCGTCAGCGGCAATACCACGAAAGAACTTGT
Coding sequences within:
- a CDS encoding exodeoxyribonuclease VII large subunit; the protein is MFDEFPDISGGAVYTVSQLNQEIKMLLETTIPVIWLEGEISNLKFHSSGHVYFSLKDRDSQIPAVMWRSRKERLAFTPQDGMKVLALGRVAVFHKRGYYQFDVMKLRPAGVGELQLAFEQLKNRLKAEGLFDQAQKKPIPRFPRRIGIVTSPTGAAIRDLYQVLNRRFSGVEVILFPVKVQGEGAAAEIAAAIDIFNEYGKVDVLIVGRGGGSLEDLWAFNEEEVARAIFRSKIPVISAVGHEIDFTISDFVADLRAPTPSAAAELAVPDREELLSRIHNLRQRMQQTSRQRLQFERDRLSRLTGSYSFRRAPDMLREHKLHLDELLNSLQRSVQHRISMLKTQVSSTGRRLRTLSPIHVLKRGYSICQKSDNGKVVRQFDELAAGEPVQLLFYRGSAQAVVEKISKTNALEKLQQRFAQNE
- the xseB gene encoding exodeoxyribonuclease VII small subunit → MAEKTFEQAMEKLEKIVSELETGDLTLDETVRKFEEGMKLADFCTEKLNQVEQKLKKLVKNENGIAEEIF
- the dxs gene encoding 1-deoxy-D-xylulose-5-phosphate synthase, with protein sequence MNNLLDKIDSPEDLKKLSIPELANLCREMREFLINSLSRTGGHLAPSLGVVELTLVLHYVFDSPRDKIVWDVGHQAYVHKILTGRRDQFHTIRQFKGISGFPNIFESEYDCFGTGHASTAISAALGMATARDLQLLNNHVVAVVGDGALTGGLALEGLNNAGASGRNLIVILNDNKMSISKNVGALSKYLTTIITAQSYNKLKNEIWEITGRLASFGEKLRSAVGRLDESLKSILVPGLLFERLGFRYFGPVDGHNISRLMHVLRAAKRLKGPILIHVMTTKGKGYQLAEENAPKFHGLGAFDKTTGESVKKSALPSYSKVFGETLVDLAQKNDKLVAITAAMSLGTGLVPFAEKHPDRFFDVGIAEGHGVTFAAGLATQGLRPVVAIYSTFLQRGFDSIIHDVALQKLPVIFALDRAGLVGDDGPTHHGVFDLSYLRVIPNMVVMSPKDEAELKNMLYTATKYTKGPIAVRYPRGVGIGVSLDSPYHELPIGKAETLKKGSDALIAAIGPMVYHALEASKKLANKGISVEVINARFVKPLDEALFKKKFKHFEHIFTLEDNTVVGGFGSALEELLLSTESYHNVTIHRLGVPDHFVEHGTQNELYQICGMDVDSIAEVIVSKISGHHRRKMNLRRLFSANGSREGA